One Bacillota bacterium genomic window carries:
- a CDS encoding stalk domain-containing protein, whose amino-acid sequence MTALVWGSWTLPAGAAASYYLISGTVFDEKGNPTSGTRIVFSDGPVIQAEPSFSRQVNGGGVVYVKPEKDGFRFQFHFRSHSFAPDGWVPAEGLKVGPLDLSGNIPVVDLRFYAYPEAPKYNLSGRVTSEDGRGIPGVTIHFGDGKVVPADPTQAGGNITPSMTDDFGNWAKNDLSGSVTVMPAMTGYTFAPPYMLAGSASAMMNFIGTVQAMIIKVNVNGLQLDFDQKPAMRNGRVLVPLRKIFEALNAKISWDDKTQTATATRGGTTVSVTIGSVDAYVNGKLVKLDQPPMAVNGRTLVPVRFISEAFGAEVKWDGENSKVQIVSKERLSPSKEAVAAYLQGLKEQDPAKIIAYMDQAINLAPDFFVAYFTRGSEFQKLGQDDKAMEDLNQAILLDPSFGRAYGVRGDVYVKLNQYDKALADFAKAIELNLSPAKAHSSRGLLYITLNQPEKALADLDKAVKLEPYSQMPLIRRATGYFLLKQTDKAVADIQKALQVEPDNPDNAGLKLHLRKLGVPGY is encoded by the coding sequence GTGACAGCTCTGGTTTGGGGTTCGTGGACCCTGCCTGCCGGTGCGGCGGCGTCCTACTACCTGATCAGCGGGACGGTCTTTGACGAGAAGGGGAACCCCACCAGCGGCACCAGGATCGTCTTCAGCGACGGCCCCGTGATCCAAGCCGAGCCAAGCTTCAGCCGGCAGGTGAACGGCGGCGGCGTTGTGTACGTCAAGCCCGAAAAGGACGGTTTCCGTTTCCAGTTCCATTTTCGCTCCCATTCCTTTGCCCCGGACGGCTGGGTGCCGGCGGAAGGCTTGAAGGTGGGCCCCTTGGACCTATCAGGGAACATACCCGTGGTAGACCTGCGTTTCTACGCCTATCCGGAGGCCCCAAAGTATAACCTTTCGGGCCGGGTGACCAGCGAGGATGGGCGGGGCATCCCGGGCGTGACCATTCACTTTGGCGATGGAAAGGTCGTGCCCGCTGACCCCACCCAGGCTGGCGGCAATATCACCCCCTCGATGACCGACGACTTCGGCAACTGGGCCAAGAACGATCTCTCGGGTTCCGTCACGGTGATGCCCGCCATGACCGGCTATACCTTTGCCCCGCCGTACATGCTGGCGGGCAGCGCTTCCGCCATGATGAACTTCATCGGAACAGTGCAAGCCATGATCATAAAGGTCAACGTCAACGGCCTGCAGTTGGACTTTGACCAGAAGCCGGCGATGCGCAACGGCCGGGTGCTGGTCCCGCTGCGCAAGATCTTCGAAGCCCTGAACGCCAAGATCAGCTGGGATGACAAGACCCAGACCGCCACAGCCACCAGGGGAGGGACGACGGTAAGCGTGACCATCGGCTCCGTGGATGCCTATGTCAATGGCAAATTGGTGAAGCTGGACCAGCCGCCCATGGCGGTGAATGGTCGCACCCTGGTGCCGGTGCGTTTCATAAGCGAGGCCTTCGGGGCTGAGGTGAAGTGGGACGGGGAAAACAGCAAGGTGCAGATAGTCTCCAAGGAACGTCTGTCACCTAGCAAGGAAGCCGTGGCCGCTTATCTGCAAGGCCTGAAAGAGCAAGACCCGGCCAAGATAATCGCCTACATGGACCAGGCGATCAACCTTGCCCCTGACTTCTTCGTGGCCTACTTCACGCGGGGGTCCGAGTTTCAGAAGCTTGGGCAGGACGATAAGGCGATGGAAGACCTGAACCAAGCCATCCTGCTTGATCCCAGTTTTGGACGTGCCTATGGGGTCAGGGGCGATGTCTATGTCAAACTCAACCAGTACGACAAGGCCCTGGCGGACTTTGCCAAGGCCATCGAATTGAATCTTTCGCCAGCAAAAGCCCACAGCAGCAGGGGATTGCTCTATATCACCCTGAACCAGCCGGAAAAGGCCCTGGCCGATCTGGACAAGGCCGTGAAATTGGAACCCTACTCTCAGATGCCTTTGATCAGGCGGGCGACAGGGTACTTCCTGTTGAAACAAACGGATAAAGCCGTGGCTGACATACAGAAGGCTCTCCAGGTTGAACCAGATAACCCGGACAACGCAGGACTGAAATTGCACCTGAGAAAACTGGGTGTACCGGGGTACTAG
- a CDS encoding crotonase/enoyl-CoA hydratase family protein: MNQESLITAEVRGNVLLIGVNRPAERNLFNMATIEALAAAYGRLEQDPELRCGVLFANGKHFTLGLDLADVVPALTQGDLTFPEGSFNPWGTSPPYRQKPLVCAVHGLCLTLGIELALAADIRIAATGTRFAQLEVKRGIYPFGGATVRFVREVGWGNAMRYLLTGDEFSAEEAFRMGLVQEVVEPERLLPRAIELAESVARQAPFGVRATIRSARQAWLEGEKAAMADLFPALKDLLETEDAREGVQSFLERRSGNFRGR, translated from the coding sequence GTGAACCAGGAAAGCCTCATCACCGCTGAGGTCCGCGGGAATGTGCTGCTCATCGGGGTGAACCGTCCGGCCGAACGGAACCTGTTCAACATGGCCACCATCGAGGCCCTCGCCGCCGCCTATGGGCGGCTGGAGCAAGACCCGGAATTGCGCTGTGGGGTGCTGTTCGCCAACGGCAAGCACTTCACCCTCGGCCTGGACTTGGCCGACGTGGTTCCGGCCTTGACCCAGGGCGACCTGACCTTTCCCGAGGGGTCGTTCAACCCCTGGGGGACCAGCCCCCCATATCGCCAGAAGCCGCTCGTCTGCGCCGTTCATGGTCTTTGCCTGACCCTCGGGATCGAACTGGCCCTGGCCGCCGACATCCGAATCGCCGCTACCGGCACGCGCTTCGCGCAGCTTGAAGTGAAGCGCGGGATCTACCCCTTCGGCGGGGCGACGGTTCGCTTCGTCCGCGAGGTGGGTTGGGGGAACGCCATGCGCTACCTGCTGACCGGGGACGAATTCTCGGCCGAGGAGGCGTTTCGGATGGGGCTCGTCCAAGAGGTGGTCGAACCCGAGCGACTCCTGCCGCGGGCCATCGAGCTGGCTGAGAGCGTCGCCCGGCAGGCCCCCTTCGGGGTGCGGGCGACCATCAGGTCGGCCCGCCAGGCCTGGTTGGAAGGGGAGAAGGCGGCCATGGCCGACCTGTTCCCCGCGTTAAAGGACCTGCTCGAGACCGAGGACGCCCGGGAGGGCGTGCAGTCCTTCCTCGAGCGGCGGTCGGGGAACTTCCGGGGGCGGTGA